The genome window CGACTGTTATCTTATCCGATTCAtaagttgaaaaagaaaaaaaaaattctgaagaATTACCTGGCGAACAAAGTTTTGCGAGCTCCCTGAGAATCTGATCAAGTTGAAAGGGCAAAGCAGGTAGGAAATAGAGAAACACAACATCCAGAGGAGACCACTTTTCTGGAACATGTATTAATTTCCCTTGCCAACATTTAACATTGTCGTATTTTTCTTTGACGCAAGCTAACAGAAAAAGGGAATCATGGACAACAAACAAAATTTTGCAGGGTGAAGTACTAACCAACTGATCCACAAATTCTTCAGAACCAATTGAAATCAAAACCCTTGAAGTCTCGTCAATTCCTCCAGCAGAAATTATACGGccaatcttttggttattctCTTCATTCGAGTTTAAATCATCAGAATCAAGAAATGACCAATCTTTTTCGACAAAATCTTCAAAATTAACTACGGAAACTGATCCCTCATTTGAAGGAGTTGTACAAGCTATGGATGACCGGCGAGGGCCCAAACTGGaccaaaaagaaacagaaaggGAAGAGAGGCAGCCACAAAAACATCGGTGATGAACTAGTGACGTGTGGAGAGGCTGTGTTCGAACAAAAGGAAATGACGGCCGGGAAGGTAATGGAAGGAGGAAAGTAGAAGGCGAGAATAGAGTATTCATATAGGAGTCGTATTCTATCCCCTCAAGGAATATACTTGATACAAAATAAGAGATTTCCCAGCAGTGTGTTGATACTTGAAAATAAGAGGACTAAAAACTGTCACTGCCAAAGCTATCAACCTCCCTTACGTGACTAAATATGCTCGGATCTAAACCCCAAACACTTCAATCTCAGTAACAAGAGCATTAAACATTAACAACAAGAAACCGAATCCGACTATAACATCAATTAACAAGTTCAACACTTCAACGCTATGATTGCACCAATTAATCACGTTGCTTCTTTTCGGAATGTCCCTGTCAATAAGTACCAAATTGATATAAATGTCTTAAAATGCTAGAATGAAGTGATAGACGGAATTGAATTCATGAAGATGGTATCACAAAACCGCCAGCTACAAAACTCCAATATTCAAGCTACTTGTTTTCATTGACATATACTTCTACTTGTCTATTCATGGGATTCTAACAAAAAAACCAGTTTCCTCTAGTAAATAAATCTAAATGAAGCGAAAATTATAAACCCATACCGGGTTTTGAAGTACGAATGAAGATGTGGATTGCAGTCTGGTGTAGCAATCAACACAAGTACATAAGTACTCAACATGTACTGAGAATCATAAATATTTTGGCACAGTGATGCATGTAGGTGGGGGGAATTGAATATCCTCTACCATTACTCCAGCGACTGCCACATGAACCTAGCTTGCACATTTGGTCAAAATCATCCACCACAAAGGGAATGAAAATGGCACATTCCAGTACCCAAACACTCCTCTCCAGGCCTTAGACCAGTCCAATTGAAattcgaaacaaaaaaatattcaaaatacaaaagaagagaaaagaacaaCCCAATTTAACTGAGAAACTATCATCAAAACTGCATTTTTTCCCTTAATATTCCAGCTACAAATACGAGAGTTAAAAGAGATGGAAGacaaaagtgaaaaaaagaaagaaaacaggtTAAATTTTCTGCTAAGCAAATTCATCAAcagttaataaaaaataaaaaatattacagGAAAAAACGAAACTCACCTCCATGACCTTGCACTTGCGAAGCGTTTCAGAAGATAAAGCGGCAAGGGGTTCGTTCTTCGTAGGATGAGAACGGAGACAGAGTATACTGATTGTTATTTATTTGGGCAAGCTAGAAGGCCCATCTATGAGTGGCCCATTTAATATGGGCCATATGG of Tripterygium wilfordii isolate XIE 37 chromosome 13, ASM1340144v1, whole genome shotgun sequence contains these proteins:
- the LOC120012020 gene encoding uncharacterized protein LOC120012020, which produces MNTLFSPSTFLLPLPSRPSFPFVRTQPLHTSLVHHRCFCGCLSSLSVSFWSSLGPRRSSIACTTPSNEGSVSVVNFEDFVEKDWSFLDSDDLNSNEENNQKIGRIISAGGIDETSRVLISIGSEEFVDQLVSTSPCKILFVVHDSLFLLACVKEKYDNVKCWQGKLIHVPEKWSPLDVVFLYFLPALPFQLDQILRELAKLCSPGAKLVISHPQGRGALMQQRERYPDVIVSDLPDKSNLEKAAAENSFEMAEFVDEPGFYLAVLKFCQARS